One Burkholderia cepacia genomic window carries:
- a CDS encoding chemotaxis protein CheW yields the protein MVHAAHDDRAPARRIDDCWNRIGTRGDGTCPRLAAHARCLNCPVFAQAAATLLDRPLSDADFAEAARTAHEAHDTHKAHKAPPDARADDANAPQTALAFRIADEWLGLPVPALRQIDGPRPIHPLPHRRNGVVLGLVNVRGTLTIAASLGALLSLDLGLDLGLEHDAAGRHAPRHAHARLLVVEHRGDTVALPVDEVEGVLRFAASALLPAPTTLAHAATMHTRGLLAWRDTTLGLLDTDRVFDSLARSLR from the coding sequence ATGGTTCACGCCGCTCATGACGACCGCGCGCCGGCGCGGCGCATCGACGACTGCTGGAACCGCATCGGCACGCGCGGCGACGGTACGTGCCCGCGCCTCGCGGCGCACGCGCGCTGCCTGAACTGCCCGGTGTTCGCGCAGGCCGCCGCGACGCTGCTCGACCGGCCGCTCTCCGACGCGGATTTCGCCGAGGCCGCGCGCACGGCCCATGAGGCCCATGACACTCATAAGGCCCATAAGGCGCCGCCGGATGCGCGCGCCGACGATGCGAACGCGCCGCAAACCGCGCTCGCGTTCCGGATCGCCGACGAATGGCTCGGGCTGCCCGTCCCCGCGCTGCGCCAGATCGACGGGCCGCGGCCGATCCATCCGCTGCCGCATCGGCGCAACGGCGTGGTGCTCGGGCTCGTCAACGTCCGCGGCACGCTGACGATCGCCGCGTCGCTCGGCGCGCTTCTCAGCCTCGATCTCGGCCTCGACCTCGGCCTCGAGCACGACGCCGCCGGCCGGCATGCGCCGCGCCACGCGCATGCGCGGCTGCTGGTCGTCGAGCATCGCGGCGACACGGTCGCGCTGCCCGTCGACGAGGTCGAGGGCGTGCTGCGTTTCGCGGCATCCGCGCTGCTGCCGGCGCCGACGACGCTCGCCCACGCCGCCACGATGCACACGCGAGGCCTGCTCGCGTGGCGCGACACGACGCTCGGGCTGCTCGATACCGACCGCGTGTTCGACTCGCTCGCCCGGAGCCTGCGATGA